CCCGCCTCTCTTAAGAGGCTGTATTCTCTGGCTTTTCAGCCCCGCCCGGCGCCGCGTCGTCCGCGGTGCCCGTCGGTGTGGGGCGGTTTATAAGGGCCACAGCCAACCCTGGCAACACCTTTTTTGACGGTTTTTTCGGACATCCGTCCGGCGACCGCACAACCCATTGGGACTCCGTGAAGAATCGCCTCCGGATTTTTTCGCGACGCAGAGACCGTTCCGGTCCGGGCAGCCATCACGCCCCCGTACCGGCCCGTCCACCTGCTTCGGCGGATCCCCGGTCGCGGCATCTTGTACCGGCGCCCGGCTATGCCCATCCTACATGGTTAAGGAAATGCTGCGATCAAGCCCCCACCCCACCCGTGGAGGCGGATCGTGGCGGCGACGCGGAGCCCATTCGCGCGCCATCCCGCCGCTTACGCGCGGGGACACCGATGCCGGGACCGGGGGCCACCCACGGACCCCGTCTCCGGGCATCGCAGGAGGAACGTCACGGCCGGCGGGTCCGTTCAACGGACAGACCGTCCCCCTTTCTGCCCGGGGACGGCCAGCTTGGAGGAGATCGGGCGCATGCTCGTCGAACACATCCTGCGGCGGAAAGGCCGCCGCATCGCCATCGTTGATCCGGAAGCCACCATTTCCCGCGCCCTCGAGATCCTGGCCCAGGACAATATCGGCGCCCTGCCGGTGGTCCGCGACGGCCGCATCGTCGGCATGCTGTCGGAGCGCGACGTCGCCCGCGGCCTGGTCGACCGGGGCGCCGCCCTGCTCGACACCCCGGTCACCGAGCTGATGACCACCCGGCTGACCACCTGCCGGCCCGAGACCACGATCGAAGAACTGATGACCATGATGACCATGCGCCGTATCCGCCATGTGCCGGTGCTGGGCGAGGATGGCGGCCTGACCGGCATGATCAGCATCGGCGACGTGGTGAAATGCCGCCTGGACGAGCTGGAGACCGAGGCCCAGGCGCTGCGCGACTACGTGGCCGGCGTTCAATGACCGGCTCTGCCCGGCCCTGACCGGCCGTCAGCCGGCCTCTGCGGCCAGCCGATCCAGCGCCACGCCGTCGATCATCTGCAGCATCCCGCCCGTCGCCTCGAAGCCCATCCGGGCATAGAAGCGGCGGGCGCGATCGTTGTCGGCCTGGACATGCAGCTCCAGCCGGTCGGCGCCGAGCGCAGTCGCACGGCCTGCGACATGGGCGATCAGCCGCCGGGCGACCGCCCCGCCGCGGGCGGCCGGCACGACGTAGAGATTGTCGAGCAGCAGATAGTCCCGCGCCCGAAAGCTGGAATAGACCGGGAACCAGCTGGCAAAGCCCAGCGCCCGGCCGGCCGCATCTTCGGCCAGCGCCGCCTGAAAACGCGGTGCCGGACCGAAACCGTGTGCGGCCACCAGCGCCTCGGTCGC
The Tistrella mobilis DNA segment above includes these coding regions:
- a CDS encoding CBS domain-containing protein — translated: MLVEHILRRKGRRIAIVDPEATISRALEILAQDNIGALPVVRDGRIVGMLSERDVARGLVDRGAALLDTPVTELMTTRLTTCRPETTIEELMTMMTMRRIRHVPVLGEDGGLTGMISIGDVVKCRLDELETEAQALRDYVAGVQ
- a CDS encoding GNAT family N-acetyltransferase, producing MTGAEAGEGAGIVIRAAVAADAGRLWALLRDLAVEDGAGARFRATEALVAAHGFGPAPRFQAALAEDAAGRALGFASWFPVYSSFRARDYLLLDNLYVVPAARGGAVARRLIAHVAGRATALGADRLELHVQADNDRARRFYARMGFEATGGMLQMIDGVALDRLAAEAG